The segment TTGTTTGATCTGGTCGCCCATGGGTGCTCCGCCGTATACGACCGCGAGCGAGACGCCTTCTTTGTACTTCGAGAACTTCCTCATCTCGCAGTAGATCTGCATGGCGAGCTCGCGGGTGGGGGAAAGCACGAGCACCTGCGCATGATGCGAGGTGCCATCGACGCTCTCGATCGCGGGGATGGCGAAGGCCCCCGTCTTTCCCGAACCGGTGCAGCTGCGCCCGATCAGATCGTGCCCCTCGAGCAAAAAGGGGATGGCGCGTGCCTGGATGTTCGTGGGTTTGGTGTAGCCGATCTCGTCAATCGCTCTGATGACGTGCGGCGTGAGCGGCATTTCGTTGAATGCCGCGGGGCAACTCTGGGTATTCGACATAACTCCTCATTCGACGTTCGATTGTATGCGGACCTTCGGGCAACAAAGCGCTCTGCGCTTTCGCAGTGCCGTTTCGGGCCCGCAGCAAAACACCATCCACCCGTCAAACAAAGAGATGAGCCTTATTTGCAAGGGAAGAATCAACACTACATGAATCATGGAAAAATGGATCATGTGGATGGCTTCAGCGTGTATGCAGTATACCTGGAAGGGACGCTCGCTCGCACGCCGCGCAGAGAGTACCCGATAAAAACACGTTTACACCGTAGGGTCCCATTTTCAGCGACGATTGCCCGATTCGGCGCAATCGATATAATGGTACGGAGACTATAAGCGATAACGGCAGGTATGGAGGCGCTATGGCAGGGCAGCAAGCAGGTTGGTATCCGGATCCGTCGGGGGACGCATCGAAGCTCAGGTATTGGGATGGGATGCGGTGGACCGATGACTGCACGAGCACGCAGGCGAGTCAACAAACCGGTACCCAAAGCGCTCCGTACAGTCAGCCGGCGGGGCAGTACGGCGCCGCTCAGGGATATTACGGTCAGCCGGTCCAATCGGCGACGGGCGATAACGACCAGACGTTGAGGCTTGTTGCGTTCATCTTGTGCGTGCTTTCGACCATTTCGGTCGGATGGGCTCTCATTCCGCTTGCATGGATGATACCGATGACGGTGCATTGCTGGGGGCTCTACAAGG is part of the Raoultibacter phocaeensis genome and harbors:
- a CDS encoding DUF2510 domain-containing protein; translated protein: MAGQQAGWYPDPSGDASKLRYWDGMRWTDDCTSTQASQQTGTQSAPYSQPAGQYGAAQGYYGQPVQSATGDNDQTLRLVAFILCVLSTISVGWALIPLAWMIPMTVHCWGLYKGTKANTTAFGVCTLIFVNIVSGILLLVSKKDQ